From a region of the Enterobacter cancerogenus genome:
- a CDS encoding fimbrial protein, with translation MRRIFTAALILLSTAFLSLTCTSAYAALCTRTSPLATLNIMDDITLNVIKQREVGKVLWSKTYQVPDVSYTCDASTQSSWHSSYSRSYIRSQLDHVYNTEIPGIGIRMRWPTQTESSWLPGNSGSPTTCSTGCGVRNSTVLVEMVQTGAMPEGEYVIPAGKVAEAVVIPTADASEKLPIMAINFGVAIKVITAACTIYPSATNIDLGTYNIADFQNDDSFQGVKKDFTITVGCPSTEQIGITFNSLINTPLGELSGVIGVESGDGYASNFSIRLFEKNGAAISLGNEKIYTASTLTKKYQAYIYVGGGVDRKTALTPGRVVGAVQYTVRIK, from the coding sequence ATGAGACGGATCTTTACGGCTGCGCTGATTCTTTTATCCACGGCGTTTTTATCTTTAACGTGCACCAGCGCCTATGCGGCGTTGTGCACCCGCACGTCCCCTCTGGCGACGCTCAATATCATGGACGACATCACGCTTAACGTCATTAAGCAGCGTGAGGTCGGCAAAGTTTTATGGAGCAAAACCTACCAGGTGCCGGACGTTAGCTACACCTGTGACGCCTCCACACAATCCTCATGGCATTCAAGCTATTCGCGAAGCTATATCCGTTCGCAGCTTGATCATGTCTATAACACCGAAATCCCGGGGATTGGCATTCGCATGCGCTGGCCTACGCAGACCGAATCTTCCTGGCTGCCGGGTAACTCGGGTTCACCGACCACCTGCTCCACCGGTTGTGGGGTGAGAAACAGCACGGTGCTGGTGGAAATGGTCCAGACCGGTGCGATGCCTGAAGGGGAATACGTTATTCCAGCCGGTAAGGTGGCTGAAGCAGTGGTGATCCCGACCGCCGATGCGAGCGAAAAACTGCCGATTATGGCCATCAACTTTGGTGTTGCCATTAAGGTGATTACCGCCGCGTGCACAATCTACCCCTCGGCAACAAACATCGATTTGGGCACCTATAACATCGCCGATTTTCAAAACGACGATAGTTTTCAGGGTGTTAAAAAGGATTTCACTATCACCGTGGGTTGCCCTTCTACGGAACAAATTGGCATCACCTTCAACTCCTTAATTAACACCCCATTAGGCGAGTTGTCCGGCGTAATCGGCGTTGAAAGCGGCGACGGTTATGCAAGCAATTTTAGTATTCGCCTTTTTGAGAAGAACGGAGCCGCGATCTCGCTGGGTAATGAGAAGATCTATACCGCCTCCACGCTCACCAAAAAATATCAGGCGTATATCTATGTTGGCGGTGGGGTCGATCGTAAGACCGCCCTCACCCCCGGCAGAGTTGTCGGCGCCGTTCAATACACCGTTCGCATTAAATAA
- a CDS encoding fimbria/pilus outer membrane usher protein, translated as MSMFFKKTNTLWVMSGFVISVTIAPPAVFASDTSKPMTFSHGFMKYYDSGIDLTQFDGVEKIQPGKYTLEVYSNLKPVDTWSVTFVAANNEQGFNACMTPEMVVRFDVDTSKLPPDWKQKSCIILPELIKGATVNYNAVEEQLDVTIPQAMLLNTPAGYVSPELWDNGVPALMSSYTLSATSSRYRPTQDNATYLYSNLHNTLALGAWRFTTYDSLSSGSDTENTGVQHIQAYAERAIAPLQSQIVLGDMNTTGDFFDTTALRGVRLATDDRMLPDSVRNYAPVVRGIANSNATVTIKQAGNTLYEKVVPPGEFAISDLYATGYNGDLEVTVKETNGKETYFVVPYSSVPQLLREGYSRYSVAAGEIRDTWLKEDPKAVEGTYQYGLFNNFTGYVGGQSAFEGDYSALMTGFAINTRLGALGVDVTRSFTRFEGQPDTADCGTFCNMSLRISLAKTLPTTGTNFSLIGYRYSSANFYSLSDAVSLKRSIEADEDDYLPERYRERLEANINQTLPAGWGSFYVSGFVGNVWNNEQGRNEKSNFVLGYNNQFGITTWGISLGRTNNDDGGHEDTLYLNMSMPLGHHYEKQARLGANFSYNSDEANFRTSLNGSAGERSQFGFGGYFSQSNTPETNFGMNLSYTGESASGGMTYSQSRDSFMGGVNLNGGVVVHEGGINFVPTLADTIGIVEAKGAEGSRIYPDSQAVIKDNGYGIVGYLVPYKYNEVYADPKGTAYTVEVDDTRRTIVPTSGAAVLIKMDTQANSQSFVRFVQPSGEVIPFGASVLDASHNAIGMVGQNGVAMVSLKEGQNDFTLQWKKNKQPAQCVARYVKQGAEDQPSEEEAFKATEITCINNGATP; from the coding sequence ATGTCGATGTTTTTCAAAAAAACTAACACTCTGTGGGTGATGAGTGGCTTTGTCATTTCGGTGACAATCGCGCCACCCGCAGTTTTTGCCAGTGATACCAGTAAGCCGATGACATTTTCTCATGGGTTTATGAAGTATTACGATAGCGGAATCGATCTGACCCAATTTGACGGCGTAGAAAAAATACAGCCGGGTAAATATACGCTTGAGGTTTACAGCAATCTCAAGCCTGTTGATACCTGGTCCGTCACCTTTGTGGCGGCAAATAATGAGCAGGGATTTAACGCCTGCATGACGCCCGAAATGGTCGTCCGCTTTGACGTCGACACATCAAAACTTCCCCCTGACTGGAAGCAGAAGAGTTGTATTATTCTTCCTGAGCTGATTAAAGGCGCGACGGTTAATTATAACGCGGTAGAAGAACAGCTGGATGTCACTATTCCCCAGGCGATGCTGCTTAATACGCCTGCGGGTTACGTCAGCCCGGAGTTATGGGATAACGGCGTGCCGGCGCTGATGTCCTCCTATACGCTGAGCGCCACCAGTTCACGTTATCGCCCCACCCAGGATAACGCGACCTATCTCTACAGCAATTTGCACAACACTCTTGCGCTGGGCGCGTGGCGCTTTACGACTTACGACAGCCTGAGTTCCGGCAGTGACACTGAAAATACCGGCGTACAGCATATCCAGGCCTATGCAGAGCGGGCGATTGCGCCGCTGCAATCGCAGATTGTGCTGGGCGATATGAATACCACTGGTGATTTTTTTGACACCACTGCCCTGCGCGGCGTTCGTCTCGCCACGGACGATCGCATGCTTCCCGACTCCGTACGCAACTATGCTCCGGTGGTGCGCGGCATCGCCAACAGCAATGCCACGGTGACCATCAAGCAGGCTGGCAACACCCTGTATGAAAAGGTGGTGCCGCCAGGGGAGTTCGCCATCAGCGATCTCTATGCGACCGGCTATAACGGCGATCTTGAGGTCACCGTTAAAGAGACCAACGGCAAAGAGACCTACTTCGTGGTCCCCTACTCCAGCGTGCCGCAGCTGCTGCGCGAAGGTTACTCCCGCTACTCTGTGGCTGCGGGTGAAATTCGCGATACCTGGCTGAAAGAGGACCCGAAAGCGGTTGAGGGCACGTATCAGTACGGCTTATTCAATAACTTTACCGGATACGTTGGCGGACAGAGCGCGTTCGAAGGCGACTACTCGGCGCTGATGACCGGTTTTGCGATTAACACCCGTCTGGGCGCGCTTGGCGTGGACGTGACGCGCTCCTTCACCCGCTTCGAGGGACAGCCGGACACCGCCGACTGCGGCACCTTCTGCAATATGAGCCTGCGCATTAGCCTGGCGAAGACGCTCCCGACCACCGGGACGAACTTCAGCCTGATTGGCTATCGCTACTCCAGCGCGAACTTCTACTCCCTGAGCGATGCGGTCAGCCTGAAGCGCTCGATTGAAGCCGATGAGGATGACTATCTCCCGGAACGCTACCGCGAGCGCCTGGAAGCCAACATCAACCAGACGCTTCCCGCCGGTTGGGGAAGCTTCTACGTCAGCGGTTTTGTGGGCAACGTCTGGAACAACGAGCAGGGCCGGAATGAAAAGTCGAACTTCGTGCTGGGCTATAACAACCAGTTTGGCATCACGACCTGGGGGATCTCTCTTGGCCGGACCAACAACGACGATGGCGGCCACGAAGATACGCTCTATCTGAACATGAGTATGCCGCTCGGCCACCACTACGAGAAGCAGGCTCGCCTGGGGGCGAACTTCAGCTATAACAGCGATGAAGCTAACTTCCGTACCTCGCTAAACGGCTCCGCCGGGGAACGCTCGCAGTTTGGCTTTGGCGGCTATTTCAGCCAGTCCAACACGCCGGAAACCAACTTCGGCATGAACCTCTCCTACACGGGCGAAAGCGCCTCGGGCGGGATGACCTACAGCCAGTCCCGGGATTCCTTTATGGGTGGGGTCAACCTGAACGGCGGCGTGGTGGTGCATGAAGGCGGCATCAACTTTGTGCCGACCCTGGCAGACACCATCGGCATTGTAGAAGCAAAAGGCGCAGAAGGCTCCCGCATCTACCCGGATTCTCAGGCCGTCATCAAAGACAACGGCTACGGCATTGTCGGGTATCTGGTGCCTTACAAGTACAACGAGGTGTACGCCGACCCGAAAGGCACCGCGTATACCGTCGAGGTAGACGATACCCGCCGAACCATCGTGCCTACCTCCGGCGCGGCCGTGCTGATCAAAATGGACACCCAGGCCAATAGCCAGAGCTTTGTGCGCTTTGTGCAGCCTTCCGGGGAGGTGATCCCCTTCGGTGCGTCGGTGCTGGATGCATCGCACAACGCCATCGGCATGGTCGGACAAAACGGCGTGGCGATGGTGTCGCTCAAGGAAGGCCAAAACGACTTCACCCTCCAGTGGAAGAAAAATAAACAGCCCGCACAGTGCGTTGCGCGTTATGTGAAACAAGGCGCTGAGGATCAGCCATCCGAGGAAGAGGCGTTTAAGGCTACTGAAATTACCTGCATCAATAACGGGGCAACACCATGA
- a CDS encoding fimbrial biogenesis chaperone: MLKKLVISSVFMTTLAFSFAASATIQIMTTRVAFNAGEKEQTIRINNVSKTPELVQVWLSSTDKTDGIAKEDVPFFITPPAARINGQKGKVFRIFQTEGVAAKYPKDRETVLWLNVLDIPPEMAEDADKNQLKMAFRTLIKFFYRPVGLKGNPMKAADELTWQLKKTAKGYDVVGTNNSPFHVSMTNVWLRDAQGKDVMIDGEMIAPYSTMVYHFPQVNAVQGKGTFQYNYITDLGAYIKRTYNF, encoded by the coding sequence ATGTTAAAAAAACTTGTTATATCTTCTGTATTCATGACGACGCTGGCCTTTTCCTTTGCGGCCAGTGCAACGATTCAAATTATGACGACCCGTGTGGCATTTAACGCCGGGGAGAAAGAACAAACGATTCGTATTAACAACGTCAGCAAAACGCCCGAACTGGTTCAGGTGTGGCTTTCCAGCACCGATAAGACTGACGGCATCGCCAAAGAAGATGTGCCTTTCTTTATCACCCCACCGGCGGCCAGAATTAACGGCCAAAAGGGGAAAGTTTTCCGCATATTCCAGACGGAAGGCGTAGCGGCGAAATATCCAAAAGATCGTGAGACGGTACTGTGGCTCAACGTCCTGGATATTCCACCTGAAATGGCAGAAGACGCGGATAAAAATCAGCTAAAAATGGCGTTCAGAACGCTGATTAAATTTTTCTATCGTCCGGTTGGCCTGAAGGGTAACCCGATGAAAGCGGCGGACGAATTAACCTGGCAATTGAAAAAAACGGCCAAAGGTTATGACGTCGTTGGAACAAATAATTCTCCTTTCCATGTAAGCATGACGAACGTCTGGCTCAGAGATGCTCAGGGCAAAGATGTCATGATTGATGGAGAGATGATCGCGCCATATAGCACGATGGTGTATCACTTCCCGCAGGTGAATGCCGTGCAGGGAAAAGGGACATTCCAATACAATTATATTACCGATCTGGGTGCCTATATTAAGCGCACGTATAACTTCTGA
- a CDS encoding fimbrial protein → MNKLSKLAILAVLSTIGTAAAAEDGTITFEGTISDATCTITGGDAQGESSTPDFTVHLPSISATALAADGQRAGDTPFHITLSGANCTNGKIANVFFELAQSTNIDATTGNLKNTVAKASGGAEKVQVGLLDSSKAILNLNTANNNAQTVTVSGNTARFDYWAQYVATGGASTAGQVSTDVIYSIKYQ, encoded by the coding sequence ATGAATAAGTTGTCTAAGCTGGCAATCCTGGCCGTTCTTTCAACCATCGGTACCGCCGCGGCAGCAGAAGATGGCACTATTACTTTTGAAGGTACTATCAGCGACGCCACCTGTACTATTACCGGCGGCGACGCACAGGGCGAATCTTCTACCCCTGATTTTACCGTTCATTTACCTTCTATTAGTGCAACCGCGCTTGCAGCGGATGGACAGCGCGCAGGCGACACACCATTCCACATTACCTTAAGCGGCGCAAACTGCACCAATGGCAAAATTGCCAACGTATTTTTCGAACTGGCGCAAAGCACCAATATTGATGCCACCACCGGTAACCTGAAAAATACCGTGGCGAAAGCGTCTGGCGGTGCGGAGAAAGTTCAGGTTGGTTTACTGGATTCTTCAAAAGCTATTCTGAACCTGAATACCGCAAACAATAACGCTCAAACCGTTACGGTTTCCGGTAATACGGCTCGCTTTGATTACTGGGCACAATATGTCGCTACGGGCGGGGCATCTACTGCCGGTCAGGTATCAACCGACGTTATTTACTCTATTAAATATCAGTAA
- the speB gene encoding agmatinase — MSTLGHQYDNSLVSNAFGFLRLPMNFQPYDSDADWVITGVPFDMATSGRAGGRHGPAAIRQVSTNLAWEHNRFPWNFDMRERLNVVDCGDLVYAFGDAREMSEKLQAHAEKLLAAGKRMLSFGGDHFVTLPLLRAHAKHFGKMALVHFDAHTDTYANGCEFDHGTMFFTAPKEGLIDPNHSVQIGIRTEFDKDNGFTVLDACQVNDRGVDDIIAQVKQIVGDMPVYLTFDIDCLDPAFAPGTGTPVIGGLTSDRAIKLVRGLKDLNIVGMDVVEVAPAYDQSEITALAAATLALEMLYIQAAKKGE, encoded by the coding sequence ATGAGCACTTTAGGTCATCAGTACGATAACTCCCTGGTATCTAACGCGTTTGGTTTTTTACGTTTACCAATGAACTTCCAGCCGTACGACAGCGACGCTGACTGGGTCATCACCGGCGTTCCATTCGACATGGCCACCTCCGGTCGTGCCGGTGGCCGTCACGGCCCGGCGGCAATTCGTCAGGTATCCACTAACCTGGCCTGGGAGCACAACCGTTTCCCGTGGAACTTCGACATGCGCGAGCGCCTGAACGTGGTGGACTGCGGCGATCTGGTGTATGCCTTTGGTGACGCGCGTGAGATGAGCGAAAAGCTGCAGGCACACGCCGAGAAGCTGCTGGCTGCCGGTAAGCGCATGCTCTCCTTCGGCGGCGACCACTTCGTAACCCTGCCGCTGCTGCGCGCCCACGCCAAACACTTCGGTAAAATGGCGCTGGTGCACTTCGATGCGCATACCGACACCTACGCGAACGGCTGTGAATTCGATCATGGCACCATGTTCTTCACCGCGCCGAAAGAAGGGTTGATCGACCCGAATCATTCCGTGCAGATCGGTATCCGTACCGAGTTCGATAAAGACAATGGTTTCACCGTGCTTGATGCCTGCCAGGTGAACGATCGCGGCGTGGACGACATCATCGCCCAGGTGAAGCAGATCGTTGGCGATATGCCGGTGTACCTGACCTTTGATATCGACTGTCTGGATCCGGCGTTTGCACCGGGTACCGGTACGCCGGTCATCGGCGGGCTGACCTCCGACCGCGCCATCAAGCTGGTGCGCGGCCTGAAAGATCTGAACATCGTGGGCATGGACGTGGTGGAAGTTGCACCGGCATACGATCAGTCCGAGATCACCGCGCTGGCCGCGGCGACCCTGGCGCTGGAAATGCTTTACATCCAGGCCGCGAAAAAAGGCGAATAA
- a CDS encoding MFS transporter: protein MTARWQGTMALLLLIIISYVDRVNISVMILNPEFAEHFQLNENRMLQGMLMTCFLLGYGFSALLLTPVIESKLHYRQGLLVSIAIWAAVCAISPLLGSLMGMLIARVILGVAEGPLFSLKTRFISDNFCAEAIGKPNAVTALGVSLGLAIGFPLVTWLMAHLGWAGSFYALAAINLVLGGGAVWRFLPAPREVKAIQKPGFMQTFTLAWQTPLLGLILLVEIATLSYLWGSSAWLPAWLRDEHHFSLHATGLLAAVPFLLSLGSKFLGGVLLDKMRPEQAPVLFVVGGLLTALSVIALMLSHQPVWLALFMLSANIFWGLQGAAIPAVIQHHAAREAVGSAYGIINGIGNLCAAFIPLLMGMVMKSMGSVSSGFSVLVVSQAITLLAGGVLLLRMRRAAALSA from the coding sequence ATGACGGCAAGATGGCAAGGTACGATGGCATTGTTATTGCTGATTATTATTTCGTATGTCGACAGGGTAAATATTTCGGTGATGATTTTAAACCCGGAATTTGCCGAACACTTTCAGTTAAATGAAAACAGAATGTTACAGGGAATGCTGATGACGTGCTTTCTCCTGGGCTATGGTTTTTCCGCGTTACTCTTAACGCCGGTTATCGAAAGCAAACTGCATTATCGGCAGGGTTTGCTGGTCAGCATTGCCATCTGGGCTGCGGTGTGCGCCATTTCACCGCTGCTCGGATCGCTGATGGGAATGCTCATCGCGCGCGTAATTTTAGGGGTTGCCGAAGGGCCGCTCTTTTCACTGAAAACGCGCTTTATCAGCGATAACTTCTGCGCGGAGGCGATCGGCAAACCCAACGCCGTGACCGCCCTGGGCGTTTCGCTGGGGCTGGCGATCGGTTTTCCGCTGGTCACCTGGCTAATGGCGCACCTCGGCTGGGCCGGATCGTTTTACGCGCTGGCGGCAATCAACCTGGTGCTGGGCGGCGGCGCGGTCTGGCGTTTTCTGCCCGCGCCGCGTGAGGTGAAGGCCATCCAAAAACCGGGTTTTATGCAGACTTTTACGCTCGCCTGGCAAACCCCGCTGCTTGGCCTGATCCTGCTGGTTGAAATCGCCACGCTGAGCTATCTCTGGGGCAGCAGCGCGTGGCTCCCCGCCTGGCTGCGCGATGAGCATCACTTCTCGCTGCACGCGACCGGGTTGCTTGCCGCGGTCCCCTTCCTGTTAAGCCTTGGCTCAAAATTTCTCGGCGGCGTGCTGCTCGATAAAATGCGCCCGGAGCAGGCCCCGGTGCTGTTTGTGGTGGGCGGCTTGCTGACGGCGTTGTCCGTCATCGCGCTGATGCTGAGCCACCAGCCGGTGTGGCTTGCGCTGTTTATGCTCTCGGCAAATATCTTCTGGGGACTTCAGGGGGCGGCCATTCCTGCGGTGATCCAGCATCACGCGGCGCGGGAGGCAGTCGGCAGCGCGTACGGCATTATTAATGGCATCGGTAATCTCTGCGCCGCTTTTATTCCGCTGCTGATGGGGATGGTGATGAAATCGATGGGGTCGGTCAGCTCGGGCTTTTCGGTGCTGGTCGTGTCGCAGGCGATCACTCTGCTGGCGGGCGGCGTGTTGCTGCTGCGCATGCGTCGCGCAGCAGCACTCAGCGCGTAA